GCATAGGCAGGGAGGTATGCCTCGGGTGCGGGTTCGCCGCGCGTCCGGTGCGGCCCGACCGTGCGTCCGGTGCGGCGCGACGGCGCGTCCGGTGCGCTCCTAGCGCGCGTCCGGTGCGGTGTGCCGCTGACGCAGGCGGGCGTAGCCGAGGAGCGCCGCCGCCAGCAGGGCCAGCCCGACGATGCTGGGCACCGGCCCGGCGCCCCCGCTCGCGCCGCCCCCGGCGGCCAGCGCCGCGAGACCCCAGACCAGGGTGACCGCCGCGGCGACGACGCCGACGCGGGCGGCATACCGGACGAGGACGGAGCGGGGCACCGTCGCCTGGGGCGGCACCGAGGCCGCGAGGGCGGCGCTGGCGTGCACCAGCAGCAGGCTCCACGCCGCGGGCAGCAGCGCCCAGTGCCACGGCCCCGGGACGGCGGCCCACCAGGCCGCGACCGCCCACACGAGGAAGAAGGCCGGCATGACGCCGGCGGGCTGGGCCACCACGAGCGCGCCCAGCACGACCGTGCCGATCCACACGACCGGCCCCCCGCCGCCGGCCGCGACGAGGCACAGCGCGAAGACCACCGACCCCGCCAGCGCCACCAGCCGCACCCGCAGGTGGCTGGGGGAGGCGGTCCGCAGGTTGACCCAGTGCTCGCGCAGCTCGCCCATCAGGCACCCACCCGGCGTCGGCGGCGGGCCAGCTCCAGCAGCACGACGTCCAGGCTGCCCGGGCCCAGCCAGGGCACCACCGCGACGCCCTGCGCCCGGATCGCCCGGATCTCCCGGTCCCGCTCCAGCATCCGGATGCGCCAGGCGGTCCGCGCCAGGGGGTCGTGCTCGCCGCTGGGCGCGACCCGCGCCACGGCCTCGCCCAGGGCGTCCACCACGACGACCGAGGTGCCGCGCGCCGCGAGGGTCGCGGCCTGGGTGAGGGCGTCGGGGGACACGAGGGAGGAGATCATGACGACGAGGGTCCCCGAGCCGATCCCGAGGTGGACCCGCCGCGGGTCGGTCTGCTCGTCCACCGAGGCCTGCACCCCGGTGAGCGTGTCGAGGATCCGCACCCCGTGCCGCCGACCGGTGCCGGTCGGGACGACGAGGGGGGTGCGGGCCGAGAGCACCCGCAGGCTCACCCGGTCGCCCTGGTGCAGGAAGTGCTCGGCGACCGCGGCCGCGGCCCGCACCGACCGGTCCAGCGAGCTCACGTCGCCGTCCAGGCCGCCGGAGCGGCCCAGGTCGTAGTGCGCGTCGACGAGCACGGCCACGTGGGTGTCCTGGTCGGCGTAGCTCGAGGTCACGTGCAGCTCCCCGGTGCGGCTCGAGCGGGGCCAGTGGATGCGCCGCAGCCGGTCGCCGACCTGGAACGGGCGGATGGTCGCGAACTCGCTGCCCTCCCCGGGCCGGCTCGAGCGGTGCATCCCCACCAGCCCGCGCGGGTGCGGCGCGGGGGCCGAGGTGTCGAAGGCCGCCGGCTGCGGCAGCACGCGCAGCCCCTGGGCCTCCATCGACAGCGGCCCCCACCGGTAGGACCCCCAGGCGCTCGCGGCGGCGACCTGCAGCGGACCGATCCGGCGCACGCCCCACCGGGTCACCCGGACCCCGACGAGCAGCCGCCGGTAGCCCTGCACCTGGGGCCCGTCGGCGTCGGCCACCGCGCACGTCCGCTGCACGAGCAGGCCGTCGCTGTCCCGGGCCTGGCGCATCCGCTCCTGCAGGACGGCGGTCACGAAGGGCGCGGGGGTCAGGGCCGCCGACAGCACCTCGGCCCCCTCCACGGGCTCGAGGTCGGCCACGGCGAGCGCCTGGTCGCCCTCGCGCACCTGCCCGTGCGAGAGCCCGAACCGGTGGTCGGGGCGCTCCTGGGGCCGGGTCGCCAGGCTCCACGCCAGCACGAGCGCGAGCGGGCTGACCAGCACGAGCAGGTCCGGGCGCCGGAACACCAGCGCCACCGGAGCGATGGCGAGCACCGCGACCAGGCAGCGCTGGAGGGCGTGCGTGGGCCGCCACGCGTCCGCCCGCTCGAAGGCCGCCATCAGGGCCGCGCCGCGGACCGCTCGGGCTGCACGTCGTCCTCGTCGACGGTGGAGGCCCCCGTCCGCGAGCCGGGCACCGGCACCTGCCCCAGGGCCGCCGTCACCACGGCGGCGCCCCCGGTGTCCGACATCCACAGCTCGGGCTTGATCGAGATCCGGTGGTCCAGCACGGCGTGCGCCACCGCCTTGACGTCCTCGGGGGTGACGTAGTCGCGACCGTGGATCACGGCATACGCCCTTGACGTGAGCATGAGGGCGAGCGACCCGCGGGGCGAGGCGCCGACGAGGACCGCCCGGTGCCGGCGGGTCGCCGAGGCCAGCTCGACGCAGTACCGCGAGATGTCGTCCTCGACGGGCACCCGCTCGACCGCCTCCTGCATCGCCGCCAGCCCGGCCGCGTCGGTGACCGGGTCGAGCCGCTGGTCCTCGGACTGCCGGGCGACCCGGCGACGCAGCACGTCCCACTCCTCCTCGGGGGAGGGGTAGCCGAAGGAGACCCGGGCCAGGAAGCGGTCCAGCTGGGCCTCGGGCAGCGGGTAGGTGCCCTCGTACTCCACCGGGTTGGCGGTCGCCAGCACGTGGAAGGGCTGCGGGAGCGAGAAGGTCTGGCCCTCGACGGTCACCTGGTGCTCCTGCATCGCCTCGAGCAGGGCCGACTGGGTCTTCGGCGGGGTCCGGTTGATCTCGTCGGCCAGCAGCAGCCCGGTGAACAGCGGCCCGGGGCGGAAGACGAACTCGGTGCTCCTCTGGTCGAAGACGAAGGAGCCGGTGAGGTCGGAGGGCAGCAGGTCGGGGGTGAACTGCGCGCGGGTGAAGTCCAGCCCCAGCGTCTGCGCGAAGGACCGCGCGGCCAGCGTCTTGCCCAGGCCGGGGAAGTCCTCGAGGAGCACGTGGCCGCGGGAGAGCACCGCCGTGAGCACCATCGTCAGCGCCTCGCGCTTGCCGACGACCGCCTGCTCGACCCGGTCGAGCACCTGCGCGGCGCGACGCGACACCTCGGGCACGTCCAGGGCGGGGGTGGGGGTGTCGTTCACAGCTTCTCGACTCCTTCGATGGCGGTATGCAGCGCGCTCCGGCTGCGTCTGCGGGTGTCCGTGGGGGGGTGCTCGAGGTAGGCGACCAGGTGCGGGTCCAGCAGCGCCCGGGCCCGCTCGGGCTGGGTCTCGAGGTCCACGTCGTGGTGGGCGAGCAGCCGCTCCGCGGCCAGCTCGCGGATGACGGGGTAGATGTCGTCGCGACGGTCGTCGCGCTCCAGGGCGTCCCGCAGGTCGCGCCGCAGCCGCAGCAGGCGGTAGTCCATGGCGTCGGGGGGTGCCGCCTCCTGGCGCGGGGTCGAGACCCAGTAGGCCTGCTCGACGTCGCGGGCGGTCGTGCTCAGGCCCCAGGTGAGCAACCCGCCCACCAGGCCGGCGAGCACGACGACGAGCAGGGCCAGCGGCCAGGCGTAGGGCAGGGCGCCGATGAAGAAGAGCAGGCCGCCGAGGAGGCCGGCGATGACGAGCCCCGGCACGAGGTGCCGGCGGATCTCGCCGGCGAGCGGCTGCGGCCGCAGGTGCGGCGGGAGGGACCTGGTCATCCGTCCTCGCCGTCCGCCGGGGCGGGGGCGCCGGCCCGCTGCGCGGCCCGCTCCTGCTCGGCGAGGGCCCGCCGGCGCAG
This genomic window from Serinicoccus chungangensis contains:
- a CDS encoding DUF58 domain-containing protein, which encodes MAAFERADAWRPTHALQRCLVAVLAIAPVALVFRRPDLLVLVSPLALVLAWSLATRPQERPDHRFGLSHGQVREGDQALAVADLEPVEGAEVLSAALTPAPFVTAVLQERMRQARDSDGLLVQRTCAVADADGPQVQGYRRLLVGVRVTRWGVRRIGPLQVAAASAWGSYRWGPLSMEAQGLRVLPQPAAFDTSAPAPHPRGLVGMHRSSRPGEGSEFATIRPFQVGDRLRRIHWPRSSRTGELHVTSSYADQDTHVAVLVDAHYDLGRSGGLDGDVSSLDRSVRAAAAVAEHFLHQGDRVSLRVLSARTPLVVPTGTGRRHGVRILDTLTGVQASVDEQTDPRRVHLGIGSGTLVVMISSLVSPDALTQAATLAARGTSVVVVDALGEAVARVAPSGEHDPLARTAWRIRMLERDREIRAIRAQGVAVVPWLGPGSLDVVLLELARRRRRVGA
- a CDS encoding AAA family ATPase, with translation MNDTPTPALDVPEVSRRAAQVLDRVEQAVVGKREALTMVLTAVLSRGHVLLEDFPGLGKTLAARSFAQTLGLDFTRAQFTPDLLPSDLTGSFVFDQRSTEFVFRPGPLFTGLLLADEINRTPPKTQSALLEAMQEHQVTVEGQTFSLPQPFHVLATANPVEYEGTYPLPEAQLDRFLARVSFGYPSPEEEWDVLRRRVARQSEDQRLDPVTDAAGLAAMQEAVERVPVEDDISRYCVELASATRRHRAVLVGASPRGSLALMLTSRAYAVIHGRDYVTPEDVKAVAHAVLDHRISIKPELWMSDTGGAAVVTAALGQVPVPGSRTGASTVDEDDVQPERSAARP